caaacacacagaggattTCATCGATTTCTACAGTGATTGCTAAGATTTCATCACCTtctacaaaggaaaaaaaacaaaaaaacaattttgatgatttgagagttaaaaaaaagacagcttgTTGCCAGCAGAAAATGcccaaaacatttaaagagaCACAGGGTGGAAAATGAAGTCCTATGAACATTAGTGTTGTTCAAAACTCTTCTAATGTCACATGTTCTTAAAACATTGAGCACATCTGCCTCACACTGATTACCTCAAAGcccataacaaaaaaaaaaaaaatataataataatttgtcagtctaaaaaaaaaaaaaaaaaaggtttgccaCATTTCTGAAGGAGATGAAGGATTTTAGTCTGGCAGAGCCTCATGCACATACCTGATCCATACACACTTCCAATGTCATCATTAGAAAACTTGCTTCAATACAAACACAATCCATTCTCTCCCTACTTGTGCTAAAAATGCTTTAGACACTGATCTAAGTCCTGACCCATGTGTTCAACAGTTACATGCTCTCCCTAACTGAAAAGCTTGATGAAGCAGCCATGGCAGTAGGGTTTGTCATTTTGTTCCTTAAAGGTGCCTTTGTTGAGTTGCTTCAGGCAGAAGGCGCAGACAAAGTGCTCCGGGTGGAACTTCTTGGACATTGCTGTGATGCAGCGGCCTGTGATGGGCTTCTGACAACCGGAGCAGAGGGAACCACGGCGTTCGTGGTAGTGCACTTCACAGTAGGGCTGGCCATCATGCTCAAAGAAACTTCCATTCACAAATGGGGTGAAGCACTCCTGCAGACACAGGCACAGGAAGATGCTGTTATTCTCACACAACATATGTTAGAAACTCACAatcattgaattaaaaaaaacaccagtttTACAGACCCTGCACACAAAACACTCAGGATGCCAAAGGCAGTTCAGTGCTGAGATGTAATTCTCCAGAATGGCTCTGGCACAGCCCCCACATTTGGGGGCAAACATATCAAAGTAATCCTTCCTGCAATAGGCTTTCCCATCCTTCTCATGGAAACCTtcacaggaaaaaacagaagcGGACAACAgatttatgcaaaaaaaaaataaataaataaataaacaatgaaaaccaatcccAAGTACAAGTTCAAGTCAGAGTAATGAAGTGTGCAGTACCCTCTGGGCCAAAGAAGGAACCACACTGAGCACAGAAGAAGTGTTCAGGGTGCCAGGTCCGGTCCAGGGCCGTCACAACTTTCTGATAACATAAAACCCAGAAAGACCATCAcaatcaatttattttcaacaatgtgcattttacaaaaataacttattttttcttcttctgctgaaaGTTGAGGGAACTAAACTAGAAAACATGGACAATTCAATTTTACTGGATTAGACAATTACATTAATATGTGAAAACGGTGGCgagaaattttcatttcaatgacTTGTAGCCAAGAGTGAAAGAACTAAATACATTGGTTAAGGCTGGTTGGCCACTGTCATTAGGTTTTGCATCTTTGACTCAGACATGTCTCGTGTAACTGGGAGTTTTGAAACTGGTGAACATTCCTCTCAGCAATGACATCAGAAATCTTCAAGACAAAAGGGGATTTTCCAATCTTGTAAGCACTTGCTCCAAATCCAGCAGCATACACTGCTTCTGTGCTGAGGGTGGGGCTGCTGTTTGTGTAGTGAAGCAGTCCAGGGCCTTCTCTCAGTAACTCAATATTCAGATCCAAAATGTTGTCTGTGTGCAGGATGGAAAAATTGTGTGTGATATCACAGAGCCTGCTGTCTCTGCTTTCATCTGTCACAATTACAAACTCCCTTTAgatttttctgtcattgttgGAAAATCTTAAATCAATGAAGGAAAACATTAGATTGccatgaagaaaaacaagattcCATTCATTGGCTGCTGACTGTCAACTCCAACACGAGcaatccaacacacacacacacacaaagagcagggACTTACATCCAGTATGGGCCCATTGCAGTAGTAGCACCGAGGGGAGAACAGGTTATGGTAATCTTTCTCACAGTAAGGCTGTCCGTCACGCTCAAAGAAGTTCCTCGAGCCGATCTCCTCTTGACAGTGTGTGCATACAAAGTGTTCAGGGTGCCATGTGCGGCCCATGGCAGTCACCACCTGAACAATCAGAAAAGTTTAGCTTTAATATGCAAACTGTTCAGATTCAAGAAAGCTGACCTTAATGGAAGAGTCTTACCTGTCCTACAATTGGCTTACAGCAGGCACCACAGACTCCTTTAGCTACTGTCTGCACACCCAGCTTGTTGAGGTCAGACTGCAGGCTACCAAGCATATTGTCCAGTTTGTTGACCTGTGTTGGGGGCCCACCAGGAACACCACCCTTACCTTGGGCCATAATCTGAAATTAATcaataacaaaaacagtcaTGGGTTGAAAATTAATGACACAGATAGAAATGCAGCAGTTTGACTTCAGATCAACCATAACCACAACATATTTCTTGTGAGtgtgaaaacagaaaggagaagagacAGGGGTTCATGCCTGCATTGGAGGGAAGATTGGGTCATACTCTGTTTGGCAGCCTACAGACACCAGGACTTTGGGTGCAACTGGTGTGGCTGGCTCCACCGGTGgtgtctgtgttggtgttttaaGCACAAGAGGAAGAACAGGTGGAGGGGGCTCTGATTTAGGGACAGGATGTTCTGGAattggaggtggaggtggaggtggaggtggtggtggtggaggtggatgTGGAGCTTTTATAATCTGCCGAGGTGAAGCGAGAATTGGTTCGTGGGTGTGTAGATGTTGtggagggggagaagggggtggaggaggtggaggtggtaTAGGAGCAAGGGGAGGTGGGACAACCAGAGGTCGTTTAGGTTCTTCTACAATAGGAGGACGGCGAGGAGCttggggggagagaggagagagcacCTTCCTCACAGGGACAGGCGACTCCGGAGGAATTATGAtctgaagaagaggagagaaaaaacagagagaaggaagcagacacacagaggagaatGTGTAGAAAATGAAGGGTGAATTACTTtaggaaaaatgtatttaagaaAGCCACTGAGCACACTTAAGCCAACCTTGTCGACCTCACTGCCGGCCCCATCAGGACGGAAACGTTGGGGTTTGGACATGACTATGACACCCTCAGTCAGCCAGTCATCAGACTGTTTACGTCGCCGCTCTGAGCGGCTGATCCCAAGCTTTCCCTGAAGTTCTTCAATGAGGCGGTCCTGAGAACTGTTCTTGTTAACAATGATGGGTCCCGTCTTCCTGCGCAGGTGACCATCTCTGTACATGGGGTGTACATTGGGAGTCTCCTTGGTGCGTCTAATCACTGATTTTATCTGAGGTGGAATGATCAGCAGCTTATCATATGTTTTTgccaaacacaaagcagctgaaGCAGTTACAGCTTAGCTCTGTAGCAGCAGGTGAGTCACACAATTTCTGATTTCCAAATGACTTGAGAGGCTGGAAGCAGTGGTCAGTGGGCATGCATGTCAAATGTTCAAAACTCAGATCCCAAAGCCCACCCATCCAAGTCTGTTGAGCAACCACTCCAACTTCACAACACAAGCTCGAGGTCACACTCAGATCCTTCACATCAAACTGGTGCGGTGGCTGATAGCGACAGTGATTTACATGAGTCCTGCTGAGCATCATTACCAGAAATCAGTGCGTTACTTGTAGGTGCAGAATCAAAACAGTCCTGATTATAAAGCGCAACTGCCTCTTTGAGTTAATATATATTCCATAAGTATTTCCACAAAGAgagtttctttcatttttcctaAAGAACAAATATCTCAACTTTTTCTCTGTAGTTTCAGTCCAGTTAAATTAGTATTATAAGTTATAGTTTGTCAATACtaatattatttgtttaatGATACtctaaaacacaggaaaaaaactgataTTAGATTGAACTGCTGAGAAAATTAGTTGATTATTAGGTGACAAATTATCAAGTATGAGTGACAAATTGTTCCAGATGTACAAACAGTACTAACCAAGTTTTAAggtgaaatataaaatgcttTACAAATTTGATTAGATGACAAAGTGTGTCTTTTGTGGTTAAGAAACACTCTCAGTTCCCGTGTACACAAAGATTCATTGTTCACTTCCACCACAAGGAAATTCAGTGCCACATATATTGTATATAGAaaatttgttgtctttttcagaTATCTTGAAAAACTGCCAGACGAGGGAACTTATTGTGGCCAAATAGTTTCACCGCATGCAGAGTCTCAGGGTTTTGGCTTCGATCAGTTTTTTTAACGGCAATCAGGGAGAGTGCCGATCAAAATATTTTGAGTGAAAATTTGCCAATAATGATTGCTAGCCAATCATTTGGCACATCcctaaatattttatataatgtTTTCAAAAAGCACATGAAAGAAACTCTCTGAGCAGAATCTCTTGGTGCAGGCACTAGAGCTTGTATCAAAGCATCAGTTTCACAGACAAACACCACAGCTAAATGAAGAGACAACAAGTCCTGTGAGTGTGAAGCAGGTTTAGAGATGCATACATGTCCGGATGCCGAGACTCTGTCTATATTTGGAGTCTGCAGCATGGGCAGGTCCAGGCCAACGTCAGGGGTCCCAGGACATGAAGACGGGGTCATGGACTCATCCATCCAGCTGGCCTCGGTCAATGGGGTCATGCTGCCATCTGTGTACAGCCTCTCGGTGTAGGGAGTCATGGTGCCATCCAGTCCATCGTGGAAGGACACAGACAGCTCCTCATCAGCCCAGTCCAGATCTCCATTTCCATCAGTGCCTCCATCCACCGAGTCGTCTGTGATGGTGTTGGTGGCGCTGGTGAAAGTGTCAGGCTGCATGCTGTTTCTGTCCATGGGCAGGATGAATTCCTCATGCACCTCCTGCATTTCGATTCCCAGAGACTGCCCCTCCATCTTCAGCTGTGGCTCCTCCACCTGTGCTACTGAGTGATTCTGTGTAAAACTCATTGCCAGCAGTTTATCTAGTGCCTCATCCAGGGAAGGCTCTGTAATGGGGGGTTGCTGCACAATGAACAGACTGGCTCTCTGGGCTGTGGACGcagcctccatcagctgtcTACAAGGGCTACTGAAGGTTGATACAGAAACGGGTGCAGGTGCCGAGACTGGAGATGGTGAGGAGTTCTTTGTGAAAGAAGGTGAAGATACAGAGGCAGCAACAGGGAGGGGTGAAGGAGTCTTTGGTGttgagagaggaggggtgaggttTGTTGATggcagtggagaggagagatTTAAATCAAAGTCATGAAAAGAAGCGAAACCCTTGCTCATAGTCTCAGGAGAACAAGAGAATTTACTGGCAGTATTTGAGGGGGAGACCTGTTCTATAGATGGACTGGGACACTTGGAGGACTTGTGGTCCAGAACAGTGTTCACTGAAGACAGTGAAGGGGTGGTAGTGGTATTGGAGGGACTTGGGCTATTTCTCATAAGGTTAGAGCTAGATGAAGCTGACTGAGCGAGGACAAGCAAAGACTTAGTTTGGGATGAAAGCAAGCTGGCTGAGACATCTATGACAGAGTCCAGGTCTAGATCACTGGCTGCAGAAAGTGAGGATATGGGACTGTGGGGAGGGAAGCGATTTGGATGGGCCATTGACACGCCACCATCCCCTCCTTCCTCATCTATGTGCAACTCTAGACCAGCAGGCAAAGAGAAGAGGGGGGAGGCACAGGTAGATGGGTGGGACAGACTAGGAAAAGGAGGAGCCACTGGGGCGACCGAAGAAGAGACTGGAGTATGAGGAGAGCTGGAAGATGCTCCTGCTGGGTCCAGCAGAGAGCCCAAAGAAGTGGGCtggagaacagaaaaaaatgagacaGTAAGCAAAGGAAGAGGATAGGGAAGGTTTGCAGGAAATGACAGATCTCCTTGCTTGTCCTTGTTGATTAATTAAGCTCTTCCAGTATTTACTCCTTATGCTTTTTACCTTGAAGTCAGACAAAGAGGCCATCAGCTCATCCAATTCTCTTGTAGCACATGAAGCTGACATTCTGGCCTGCTGCTGAGAGGGAGTGTCCAAATCACCATGGCAAGCAGGGGGGCTGAAAAATAGAAATTACAACATGATTTGTAATTGAATGCAaatattgaaacaaaaaaaacaaaacaaaaaaaactgtatttctaAGTGCCTGTCTGATTTCCAACAAGATTCAATATGACAAGGCAAAACATGCTTCCAACTTAGTGCTTTAACACACCACAGAGACTTGAGCTTCTCATCCTCCATTAAAATTTGCAATTGGCCATCCAACAGAGACTAAAGTTGACAGGCAGAACTTATGTATGCACTGTCTATTGTGAGAGCAAAATCATCATAAGCAAATCCCCAAGTGAGCAGAAGTAAGAGTAGGTTCGGTCTGGACTTAAGTTCTGTTCTTTATTTGGACAACTACTTCTATTCGTTGTGTATACAAATGCATGCAACAGTACAAATGCTACCTAATTGAAATGTTTCACACCCCACTGTCAGTGAATTTGCATGagcatgttttcagtttgtataaaaaaaatctgggtgGGAATGTTGGGAAAAGcttaaaatatcacaaaagcTTTTCCAACTTGGCTCGGCTGGAGGTGTGGTTAAAGTGCAATTGGAAACCATGCTGGAGAATAAATCAACATACATGGACTCTTGGTCAAAATCTGATCCATTAATCCAAATGTATCATGACAACTTCAACCTTATCTGTTGTTCTTATCTTAATGAGTGTGATATTTGATTATGTGTACCTGGGTGAAGGCACTGAGCCCTCCAACTCATCCAGCAGACTCTCCACACTGGGACGGTTGTCGTCCAACTTTGCTCCATTCCTCTTGGGTTTCTCCTGTGGCGGCGGGCTCACCATGATGTCAGGGCCATTGCCATTTTCATAGTGGGTGATGCTGCAGGAAGGTAAGGGTGGAGCTGCCTCCTCTGTGGGCACATTAACAGTACAGCAAAATCTGCtaaccacaaacaaacatgaaaaagctGAAGGTTTTGTTCCTACCTGTCATGGGGAATGAGGGGGAGCTCTGTTGCACTGCATTAAGTTCCAGCAGCAGCCTGTCAAGCTCAGAGAGGTTACTGCCAAGGGCAGAGGTCATGGCTGCTGTAGACGAGTCTGAagacttctgtttgtttggaaaaCTGGCAAGGAAACGAGATAATTGTCAACCACTATTCAGCTTCGCTCACAACATTTCAGATGTGTGGCAGGCTACCTGTAGACGTGGTCCTCCTCAATGTGAGACAATGGAGAGCTGCTACTGTCCCTGGACCACGAGCTCTTCTGTGCCGAACCTAATGACTGCATTGGTAACATCAGTTAGCTACACTGAAACATGTCATGATGAATATCTACTAGAACTTTAAAGCTCAAGTTGGCATCAAGATCTCAGATCTGattttataaaacacatttcatccaTTAATTTACTACTTTACTAATTTACTATATctaatgtgttgtgttgtcttgtcAAGCTTTCTCTTAATGAGTAAGCAGGTGACGGATCAGTTGAAAGgcttcaacaaaaaaacatcagttaaTGAGTTCTAGACATGATCACACAACATGGATCTAACATGACTTACTTGCTGAGACGAATGGTGTGAGTCCGTCTGATCTACCAGGGAGCCATTCAGAGCCTCGgctgaggggggaggggggactgGAGGTGGAACCGATACATCTTGGTAGGTGTGCCCTCCTGTGGGGATGGAGTAGGGGGTCTCTTCAGACAAGAAAACTGGACGCTTTGAGATGTGGGATGTACTTGATTCCAAGTCTGCCAACAATGCATCTGAAAGATATGATGTTTGTATTTGATTGGGTCAGTTTTGAGATGCACTAAAGCCTGAGGAAGTTCCTTGTGCCTACCAATAAGAAGAAATCATACACATTGGatcagttaaaaacaaataaaatctttgcatttgtttttggtgtCTGTTTGTTCTCTTTAACAATAAAAGCTACACTCCTGAACTGTTTTTGCTATTGGCTTCAAGCTGTAAGCGTTGTTGGGCTAGGCCAGTAAATTCTTTACTGGGATTTCTGGGCTCTGAGGCGACCACTGATTATGGTGTTAGGCTGTAAACAGACAATAGCTGTGACTCAGACCTAGGTTCCCTTTCAAAACATCACaccaaaaaacatttctcttttgtgtgCATTATCTAACAATAAGGTAGGCCCAGTCACTTTCAATGACTGAGTAAGTTCATTGCTGTGCCCAAAGTGCATACCTAACCCTTAAGGCCTTCATGAAACATCCCTCTGAAATCCCCAACATACTTTTTCCCATCAGTCCACACTATATATAGTAGCCTACTGACAATGATGGCTACCTGTCAGTAAGCTCAGTCTGTCACTGCAGGATGTGATACTTTTGTGGGTAATGTGCACAAGTCCATGACTAGCCTGTGATTTATGAGAACTAGTCTGAACCTCACAAGCTAGACTGATAGgaacaaagaggaagacagacagaaagtgcTTTTGAGTACTGTTCAGCACTGAGAGGGCACAGTGTTGCCCAGCTGAGTGTTCATGGGAACGCAGGAACAAAATAGATTCTTACATCACACAACCCATCCATGCTCAGCTTGTCCAGAATAGACTGCAATACAGACTGCCTACTGTTAGACTACATAATCTGGGACCTGGGACAGTCCGTTTCAAGAAATCactgcacatttgcacacataACAGCAAATAAGCAAGATGGACAATTGTACattaaaccaaaaagaaaagcatctaAGTAGAAGCTTGCCTCCTCAAAAATACAGACAGCTGATGGTCCCTTTAAAACTGGGGTTTATTCGTGGATTAGAATTTACTTGCAACTTAAGTTGCatcaatgtaaatgtttcatttaaagcaCTTGTAGCATGTACTGACTCATGGAGCTCTAATACTGCTCAATGAAAATGGCATACACTGCCACCCCACTGGCCACAGTCAGCTGACTATAAAAAACATATAGAAAGAAAATCTGGAAAATCATGCAGGCCTGGTAGAGTTTATGCAGGTATCCACATTAAAGCCCTTACAACCCAAATCTttgaataaaagacacaaaacacaacattaactAATAAATTAGCATAATCAAAATGGAAGGTGAGAGTTACCCAAAAATGCAAACCTTTAGCTTTTAAAGTCATTAGAAACTCTGTATTTGTACTTACATAATTTTTCCACACTCCAGCCAGGGTAGTGTGCAAATGTGaagatgtgagtgt
The nucleotide sequence above comes from Echeneis naucrates chromosome 9, fEcheNa1.1, whole genome shotgun sequence. Encoded proteins:
- the pxnb gene encoding paxillin isoform X2, with amino-acid sequence MDDLDALLADLESSTSHISKRPVFLSEETPYSIPTGGHTYQDVSVPPPVPPPPSAEALNGSLVDQTDSHHSSQQVSHVRSMLCDHSLGSAQKSSWSRDSSSSPLSHIEEDHVYSFPNKQKSSDSSTAAMTSALGSNLSELDRLLLELNAVQQSSPSFPMTEEAAPPLPSCSITHYENGNGPDIMVSPPPQEKPKRNGAKLDDNRPSVESLLDELEGSVPSPSPPACHGDLDTPSQQQARMSASCATRELDELMASLSDFKIMAQGKGGVPGGPPTQVNKLDNMLGSLQSDLNKLGVQTVAKGVCGACCKPIVGQVVTAMGRTWHPEHFVCTHCQEEIGSRNFFERDGQPYCEKDYHNLFSPRCYYCNGPILDKVVTALDRTWHPEHFFCAQCGSFFGPEGFHEKDGKAYCRKDYFDMFAPKCGGCARAILENYISALNCLWHPECFVCRECFTPFVNGSFFEHDGQPYCEVHYHERRGSLCSGCQKPITGRCITAMSKKFHPEHFVCAFCLKQLNKGTFKEQNDKPYCHGCFIKLFS
- the pxnb gene encoding uncharacterized protein pxnb isoform X1 — its product is MDDLDALLADLESSTSHISKRPVFLSEETPYSIPTGGHTYQDVSVPPPVPPPPSAEALNGSLVDQTDSHHSSQQSLGSAQKSSWSRDSSSSPLSHIEEDHVYSFPNKQKSSDSSTAAMTSALGSNLSELDRLLLELNAVQQSSPSFPMTEEAAPPLPSCSITHYENGNGPDIMVSPPPQEKPKRNGAKLDDNRPSVESLLDELEGSVPSPSPPACHGDLDTPSQQQARMSASCATRELDELMASLSDFKPTSLGSLLDPAGASSSSPHTPVSSSVAPVAPPFPSLSHPSTCASPLFSLPAGLELHIDEEGGDGGVSMAHPNRFPPHSPISSLSAASDLDLDSVIDVSASLLSSQTKSLLVLAQSASSSSNLMRNSPSPSNTTTTPSLSSVNTVLDHKSSKCPSPSIEQVSPSNTASKFSCSPETMSKGFASFHDFDLNLSSPLPSTNLTPPLSTPKTPSPLPVAASVSSPSFTKNSSPSPVSAPAPVSVSTFSSPCRQLMEAASTAQRASLFIVQQPPITEPSLDEALDKLLAMSFTQNHSVAQVEEPQLKMEGQSLGIEMQEVHEEFILPMDRNSMQPDTFTSATNTITDDSVDGGTDGNGDLDWADEELSVSFHDGLDGTMTPYTERLYTDGSMTPLTEASWMDESMTPSSCPGTPDVGLDLPMLQTPNIDRVSASGHIKSVIRRTKETPNVHPMYRDGHLRRKTGPIIVNKNSSQDRLIEELQGKLGISRSERRRKQSDDWLTEGVIVMSKPQRFRPDGAGSEVDKIIIPPESPVPVRKVLSPLSPQAPRRPPIVEEPKRPLVVPPPLAPIPPPPPPPPSPPPQHLHTHEPILASPRQIIKAPHPPPPPPPPPPPPPPIPEHPVPKSEPPPPVLPLVLKTPTQTPPVEPATPVAPKVLVSVGCQTEYDPIFPPMQIMAQGKGGVPGGPPTQVNKLDNMLGSLQSDLNKLGVQTVAKGVCGACCKPIVGQVVTAMGRTWHPEHFVCTHCQEEIGSRNFFERDGQPYCEKDYHNLFSPRCYYCNGPILDKVVTALDRTWHPEHFFCAQCGSFFGPEGFHEKDGKAYCRKDYFDMFAPKCGGCARAILENYISALNCLWHPECFVCRECFTPFVNGSFFEHDGQPYCEVHYHERRGSLCSGCQKPITGRCITAMSKKFHPEHFVCAFCLKQLNKGTFKEQNDKPYCHGCFIKLFS
- the pxnb gene encoding paxillin isoform X3; the encoded protein is MGLLGRVFLDALLADLESSTSHISKRPVFLSEETPYSIPTGGHTYQDVSVPPPVPPPPSAEALNGSLVDQTDSHHSSQQSLGSAQKSSWSRDSSSSPLSHIEEDHVYSFPNKQKSSDSSTAAMTSALGSNLSELDRLLLELNAVQQSSPSFPMTEEAAPPLPSCSITHYENGNGPDIMVSPPPQEKPKRNGAKLDDNRPSVESLLDELEGSVPSPSPPACHGDLDTPSQQQARMSASCATRELDELMASLSDFKIMAQGKGGVPGGPPTQVNKLDNMLGSLQSDLNKLGVQTVAKGVCGACCKPIVGQVVTAMGRTWHPEHFVCTHCQEEIGSRNFFERDGQPYCEKDYHNLFSPRCYYCNGPILDKVVTALDRTWHPEHFFCAQCGSFFGPEGFHEKDGKAYCRKDYFDMFAPKCGGCARAILENYISALNCLWHPECFVCRECFTPFVNGSFFEHDGQPYCEVHYHERRGSLCSGCQKPITGRCITAMSKKFHPEHFVCAFCLKQLNKGTFKEQNDKPYCHGCFIKLFS
- the pxnb gene encoding paxillin isoform X4 translates to MDDLDALLADLESSTSHISKRPVFLSEETPYSIPTGGHTYQDVSVPPPVPPPPSAEALNGSLVDQTDSHHSSQQVSHSLGSAQKSSWSRDSSSSPLSHIEEDHVYSFPNKQKSSDSSTAAMTSALGSNLSELDRLLLELNAVQQSSPSFPMTEEAAPPLPSCSITHYENGNGPDIMVSPPPQEKPKRNGAKLDDNRPSVESLLDELEGSVPSPSPPACHGDLDTPSQQQARMSASCATRELDELMASLSDFKIMAQGKGGVPGGPPTQVNKLDNMLGSLQSDLNKLGVQTVAKGVCGACCKPIVGQVVTAMGRTWHPEHFVCTHCQEEIGSRNFFERDGQPYCEKDYHNLFSPRCYYCNGPILDKVVTALDRTWHPEHFFCAQCGSFFGPEGFHEKDGKAYCRKDYFDMFAPKCGGCARAILENYISALNCLWHPECFVCRECFTPFVNGSFFEHDGQPYCEVHYHERRGSLCSGCQKPITGRCITAMSKKFHPEHFVCAFCLKQLNKGTFKEQNDKPYCHGCFIKLFS
- the pxnb gene encoding paxillin isoform X5, whose protein sequence is MDDLDALLADLESSTSHISKRPVFLSEETPYSIPTGGHTYQDVSVPPPVPPPPSAEALNGSLVDQTDSHHSSQQVSHVRSMFSSSAQKSSWSRDSSSSPLSHIEEDHVYSFPNKQKSSDSSTAAMTSALGSNLSELDRLLLELNAVQQSSPSFPMTEEAAPPLPSCSITHYENGNGPDIMVSPPPQEKPKRNGAKLDDNRPSVESLLDELEGSVPSPSPPACHGDLDTPSQQQARMSASCATRELDELMASLSDFKIMAQGKGGVPGGPPTQVNKLDNMLGSLQSDLNKLGVQTVAKGVCGACCKPIVGQVVTAMGRTWHPEHFVCTHCQEEIGSRNFFERDGQPYCEKDYHNLFSPRCYYCNGPILDKVVTALDRTWHPEHFFCAQCGSFFGPEGFHEKDGKAYCRKDYFDMFAPKCGGCARAILENYISALNCLWHPECFVCRECFTPFVNGSFFEHDGQPYCEVHYHERRGSLCSGCQKPITGRCITAMSKKFHPEHFVCAFCLKQLNKGTFKEQNDKPYCHGCFIKLFS